A genomic stretch from Peromyscus eremicus chromosome 6, PerEre_H2_v1, whole genome shotgun sequence includes:
- the S1pr1 gene encoding sphingosine 1-phosphate receptor 1, protein MVSTSVPVVKALRSSVSDYGNYDIIVRHYNYTGKLNIGVEKDHGIKLTSVVFILICCFIILENIFVLLTIWKTKKFHRPMYYFIGNLALSDLLAGVAYTANLLLSGATTYKLTPAQWFLREGSMFVALSASVFSLLAIAIERYITMLKMKLHNGSNSSRSFLLISACWVISLILGGLPIMGWNCISSLSSCSTVLPLYHKHYILFCTTVFTLLLLSIVILYCRIYSLVRTRSRRLTFRKNISKASRSSEKSLALLKTVIIVLSVFIACWAPLFILLLLDVGCKAKTCSILYKAEYFLVLAVLNSGTNPIIYTLTNKEMRRAFIRIISCCKCPNGDSTGKFKRPIIPGMEFSRSKSDNSSHPQKDDGDNPETIMSSGNVNSSS, encoded by the coding sequence ATGGTGTCCACCAGCGTCCCGGTGGTGAAGGCCCTCCGCAGCTCAGTCTCCGACTATGGCAACTATGATATCATAGTCCGGCATTATAACTACACAGGCAAGCTGAACATCGGGGTGGAGAAGGACCATGGCATTAAGCTGACTTCAGTGGTCTTCATTCTCATCTGCTGCTTCATCATCCTAGAGAATATATTTGTCTTGCTAACTATTTGGAAAACCAAGAAGTTCCATCGGCCCATGTACTATTTCATCGGCAACCTGGCCCTCTCGGACCTGTTAGCAGGAGTGGCTTACACAGCTAACCTGTTGTTGTCTGGGGCCACCACCTACAAGCTCACCCCCGCGCAGTGGTTTCTGCGGGAAGGGAGTATGTTTGTGGCGCTGTCTGCCTCGGTGTTCAGCCTCCTTGCCATTGCCATCGAGCGCTACATCACCATGCTGAAGATGAAACTACACAACGGGAGCAACAGTTCGCGCTCTTTTCTGCTGATCAGCGCCTGCTGGGTCATCTCGCTTATCCTGGGTGGCCTGCCCATCATGGGTTGGAACTGCATCAGCTCGCTGTCCAGCTGCTCCACCGTGCTCCCGCTCTACCACAAGCACTATATTCTCTTCTGCACCACCGTCTTCACTCTGCTCCTGCTCTCCATCGTCATCCTCTACTGCAGGATCTACTCCTTGGTCAGGACTCGCAGCCGCCGCCTGACCTTCCGGAAGAACATTTCCAAGGCCAGCCGCAGTTCCGAGAAGTCGCTGGCCTTACTGAAGACCGTGATCATTGTCCTGAGTGTCTTCATTGCCTGCTGGGCCCCTCTCTTCATCCTCCTGTTGTTGGACGTGGGCTGCAAGGCGAAGACCTGCAGCATCCTGTACAAAGCAGAGTACTTCCTGGTTCTGGCTGTGCTGAACTCAGGTACCAACCCCATCATTTACACTCTGACCAACAAGGAGATGCGCAGGGCCTTCATCCGGATCATATCCTGTTGCAAATGCCCCAACGGAGACTCCACTGGCAAATTCAAGCGGCCCATCATCCCAGGCATGGAATTTAGCCGCAGCAAATCAGAcaactcctcccacccccagaaaGACGATGGGGACAACCCAGAAACCATTATGTCTTCTGGAAACGtcaactcttcctcttag